From Polaribacter haliotis:
AATAATTTGTTAAATACTCGTTGTTTAGATTGGTGGTAACACCAATCATAGAAGTAGTGTTTTTTCTGGCAATTGTAACTTCGTTTAAGGCAAAGTTTAATTCAGAAAACTCTTCGGTTTTTGGGTCTGTTCTTATGGATAAAAGTGTTCTTTCTTGGAGTGAATATTCTCCTTTTAGAATCAATTCTACACTTTCTTTAATTGTATTTTTGTTAATGGTTGCCAAGAATCCTAATCTACCAGTATTAATCCCTAAAAGAGGAATTCCTAAATCTCGAATATAAGTTACTGCTCTTAATATGGTTCCATCTCCTCCTAAGGTAAACATGGTTTCAAAAGAACTATTTAAATCAGAAAAGTGAGAAAAAGTAGGGTATTTTTTATCCAAAATATCTCCTTCAATTAATAAATCATAAAATTTTTTTTCAATAAAACAAACGATGTTATTTTCTTCGAGAACTTCCAGTAATATCTGAA
This genomic window contains:
- a CDS encoding NAD kinase — translated: MKKVAVYGQSYSISAEKEIQILLEVLEENNIVCFIEKKFYDLLIEGDILDKKYPTFSHFSDLNSSFETMFTLGGDGTILRAVTYIRDLGIPLLGINTGRLGFLATINKNTIKESVELILKGEYSLQERTLLSIRTDPKTEEFSELNFALNEVTIARKNTTSMIGVTTNLNNEYLTNYWADGLIIATPTGSTGYSLSCNGPVISPDSKNLVITPIAPHNLNARSMVISDETSIQLEVDSREKEFLISLDSRITTVPKNTNVFIEKATFTIQSIIPKNQSFLQTLRSKLLWGEDTRNETNL